A DNA window from Ranitomeya imitator isolate aRanImi1 chromosome 2, aRanImi1.pri, whole genome shotgun sequence contains the following coding sequences:
- the HMX2 gene encoding homeobox protein HMX2 isoform X1 — MLTLLLPAHPAAASWAPKSIHQCRMSSKEEATKCPPAALSSFTIQSILQGTTTSGRAKAYSSRAPIITCREPSPSASSEEEEEEEEEEEGWREQRCFCSAADSKESKDEAPHTCTSRRCLNNTQGPPSSDLRTQLPSPSQQDYTGGKERLLTSSSIPGDRQRDVHGDRQGSAKKKTRTVFSRSQVYQLESTFDMKRYLSSSERACLASSLQLTETQVKTWFQNRRNKWKRQLSAELEAANIAHASAQTLVGMPLVFRDSSVLRVPVPRSIAFPAPLYCSGSNMSLPLYNLYNKLEY; from the exons GATGAGCAGCAAAGAAGAGGCCACTAAGTGCCCCCCAGCCGCCCTCTCCAGCTTCACCATCCAGTCCATCCTGCAGGGCACCACCACCTCTGGCCGTGCCAAGGCGTACAGCAGCAGAGCGCCCATCATCACATGCAGGGAGCCCAGCCCCAGTGCCTCCtccgaagaggaggaagaagaggaagaagaagaggagggaTGGAGGGAGCAGCGCTGCTTCTGCTCGGCAGCAGACAGCAAGGAGTCCAAGGACGAAGCCCCCCACACCTGCACTTCACGAAGGTGTCTCA ATAACACACAAGGACCACCCAGTTCCGATCtccggactcagctgccctctccaTCCCAGCAGGACTACACAGGGGGCAAGGAGAGACTTTTAACTTCCAGCAGCATACCAGGAGACAGGCAGAGGGACGTTCATGGGGACAGGCAGGGCAGTGCCAAGAAAAAGACCAGGACAGTGTTCTCCAGGAGCCAGGTCTACCAGCTGGAGTCTACGTTTGACATGAAGAGGTATCTCAGCAGCTCAGAGAGGGCTTGTCTGGCCTCCAGCCTCCAACTTACTGAGACTCAAGTTAAGACTTGGTTCCAGAACCGCAGGAACAAATGGAAGAGACAGTTATCTGCTGAATTGGAGGCTGCCAACATAGCCCATGCTTCTGCCCAGACTCTGGTGGGCATGCCCTTAGTATTCAGAGACAGTTCTGTCCTGAGGGTACCAGTGCCCAGGTCTATTGCCTTCCCAGCCCCCTTATACTGTTCAGGCAGCAACATGTCCTTACCTCTGTATAACCTATACAACAAACTGGAGTACTGA
- the HMX2 gene encoding homeobox protein HMX2 isoform X2: protein MSSKEEATKCPPAALSSFTIQSILQGTTTSGRAKAYSSRAPIITCREPSPSASSEEEEEEEEEEEGWREQRCFCSAADSKESKDEAPHTCTSRRCLNNTQGPPSSDLRTQLPSPSQQDYTGGKERLLTSSSIPGDRQRDVHGDRQGSAKKKTRTVFSRSQVYQLESTFDMKRYLSSSERACLASSLQLTETQVKTWFQNRRNKWKRQLSAELEAANIAHASAQTLVGMPLVFRDSSVLRVPVPRSIAFPAPLYCSGSNMSLPLYNLYNKLEY, encoded by the exons ATGAGCAGCAAAGAAGAGGCCACTAAGTGCCCCCCAGCCGCCCTCTCCAGCTTCACCATCCAGTCCATCCTGCAGGGCACCACCACCTCTGGCCGTGCCAAGGCGTACAGCAGCAGAGCGCCCATCATCACATGCAGGGAGCCCAGCCCCAGTGCCTCCtccgaagaggaggaagaagaggaagaagaagaggagggaTGGAGGGAGCAGCGCTGCTTCTGCTCGGCAGCAGACAGCAAGGAGTCCAAGGACGAAGCCCCCCACACCTGCACTTCACGAAGGTGTCTCA ATAACACACAAGGACCACCCAGTTCCGATCtccggactcagctgccctctccaTCCCAGCAGGACTACACAGGGGGCAAGGAGAGACTTTTAACTTCCAGCAGCATACCAGGAGACAGGCAGAGGGACGTTCATGGGGACAGGCAGGGCAGTGCCAAGAAAAAGACCAGGACAGTGTTCTCCAGGAGCCAGGTCTACCAGCTGGAGTCTACGTTTGACATGAAGAGGTATCTCAGCAGCTCAGAGAGGGCTTGTCTGGCCTCCAGCCTCCAACTTACTGAGACTCAAGTTAAGACTTGGTTCCAGAACCGCAGGAACAAATGGAAGAGACAGTTATCTGCTGAATTGGAGGCTGCCAACATAGCCCATGCTTCTGCCCAGACTCTGGTGGGCATGCCCTTAGTATTCAGAGACAGTTCTGTCCTGAGGGTACCAGTGCCCAGGTCTATTGCCTTCCCAGCCCCCTTATACTGTTCAGGCAGCAACATGTCCTTACCTCTGTATAACCTATACAACAAACTGGAGTACTGA